The proteins below are encoded in one region of Eulemur rufifrons isolate Redbay chromosome 2, OSU_ERuf_1, whole genome shotgun sequence:
- the DNAL1 gene encoding dynein axonemal light chain 1: protein MAKATTIKEALARWEEKTGQRPSEAKEIKLYAQIPPIEKMDASLSTLGNCEKLSLSTNCIEKIANLNGLKNLRILSLGRNNIKNLNGLEAVGDTLEELWISYNFIEKLKGIHVMKKLKILYMSNNLVKDWAEFVKLADLPCLEDLVFVGNPLEEKHSAENNWIEEATKRVPKLKKLDGTPVIKEDEEEEN, encoded by the exons gcaaaagcaACAACAATCAAAGAAGCCCTAGCCAGATGG GAAGAGAAAACTGGTCAGAGGCCATCTGAAGccaaagaaataaagctttatgCCCAGATTCCCCCTATAGAGAAGATGGATGCATCATTGTCCACGCTTGGTAATTGCGA gaagcttTCACTGTCTACAAACTGCATTGAAAAAATTGCCAACCTGAATGGCTTAA AAAACTTGAGGATATTATCTTTAGGAAGAAACAACATAAAGAACTTAAATGGACTG gAAGCAGTAGGGGACACGTTAGAAGAACTGTGGATCTCCTacaattttattgagaaattgaAAGGGATTCAtgtaatgaagaaattgaagattCTTTACATGTCTAATAACCTGGTGAAAGACTGGG CTGAATTTGTGAAGCTGGCAGATCTGCCGTGCCTGGAAGACCTGGTGTTTGTAGGCAATCCCTTGGAAGAGAAACATTCTGCTGAGAACAACTGGATTGAAGAGGCAACCAAGAGAGTGCCCAAACTGAAAAAGCTGGATG